One segment of Takifugu rubripes chromosome 5, fTakRub1.2, whole genome shotgun sequence DNA contains the following:
- the tnrc18 gene encoding trinucleotide repeat-containing gene 18 protein isoform X1 — MDGRDFGPPRSVHVPPPLLAGIAMDSHRLGAAAAAGRLPPSSGHLGASHPPSLHSGKFLPPAINLHPTHSDGFPAGSSPFLSGYPGPSPLTSDPSYRSANSSSLQMAQLWASHAHDGYAPLSSSLYSSPYLSLGHLDPPTLSQHPLYDSHKEGFYMPASLNPLHLHPPSALPATPSISTPSQKTSREVIRDRHYRGERDKERERSREEPRPHSVVDLTQDARGEEERRARSGDRDTERERDRDAERDIWSFHPRHHQQKSYSQPSASEHRQSPPRPTSRFHGPETDRGGPDEVHHGQNSNTISDRHWTGRNDSLSAGAVHISYAHPPALQPSAVSLPHPSTPRELIREQRVIAPTYVPSVEVYDERTGPIQIASQARDNKHRDRERDRNREREGQRLPERSLMEHPRLSSDSGNQREEGSIICSNGSISNRGQDTSHSSSQSRFSPETREIPKHSLRLGIERAGAESKWNTISPLANYATSHMAALAAQHGHTLSSSQNQQSHTQMARSPHTAQWSSNSSHSTHSHSPQTHTSPHGHAAEEGSQRRFLEPSTLYRPSGSLGPSGGERGRGGNPDPKEVSAMQSLIKYSGNFTAEGSGSSRHSADNRGAFGGLGCIRSEAERERERERERDKDREKLALRIPPPLKRDPERPDSARSFTREGEGEVRHPPVGIAVAVARQRDSGSSSKQASGPSDAQRTILQSSIKDEERGEERTRHNDDRLMAVRLERDQEKVLRESKELAEITQMHPPPLSSGLTPSLMTPSLMTPNLMVTGGAALAGAGRWPPEPSTLSSHPWMSRPGAPPVWLSSSPYSLGPSSLHQTLPPGYPPSLPGSISPAYQFARDPQSGQLIVIPTEHLPHYGGDVIERGGPVWSGMYPPGSSLQHAAQLQLLSQQQMLRQQELLMIQQHTAQVLELQRNAQFVERLKATEHRPETEDKTDKRNADPKPRLSSISSTSPLPVMHPHKRRPPSHSPTPSTSSPTPLPPVPSPVTALKSEDSGQRPLSHPPTPLAHPASPRSASPPPSSPRQPKQEAAEEGDLGQQELRSAQKPASGPFQGIYSDLPPGYPFQSITAPFGSPLPPYRISAPAAATADVVPVHRSRSPLSPASLPLAELHSRLLETDAKLQKRELSKMPYLKQETGTVQRRHDVVSESPSPLCRSCSPMLAKQDKEGVGDITKPQRLPLHVSSPSSQQLERQEDVQKEEKEGGPIKMELSSYSCEASYPLPPPLTQAQPKPEVIRAPEGYLSWTAADSETQESALVSQEQTSTSACAEKRPDAAISLLAPSQRDILSDSSVSSPAILNSMVPSPEDPMAGMFALLTASEMAKAQPCAPAPTLTTQMVLPDCSNTGALEMVALEGMALLSQVAQQEMEPLSQDEDAELKGLDCLLEASRQILLEAIEKQSHIDLPRTLDSSKKYSWRQRKEEPLFGKMSLDVLDAVEVEYRVHLSELQKTYKEKQRDLSKLQRRRDKRERRQQEDERRSLSRRGRGRPRKRTHLTAPLKMDNRPGKVGRSVQYSEDSETGDGQRKRFRLSREEEEMEAGIGDVKKKKKKKSRPDQEPSTSHTLEGLKVKRSHLCEQEQLASDLDRALSLSQLGSLASAPKLSSSSKSEKLKGKPGDFQMKEHDVHSSTKAGKHKLAAKLSSQSVQKVKGQKKTSLFSSVRSELSSCSNNSDSEEQNFTQGGWPPFSGMRSHGNLSRKRRSASSLTSLLSSQKSQKKKHKHLSLLLEEADLSSSDDSFDQETSVEEEDDDDDEDESDSDYEGCEESGLGLLARFAASALPVSSTPMTLHHEGKHRSRQSTLGSLECEWSDSGSDLRLRKFPSLLHGKRSAPELPLLPPANCRIDQTSTPKRDEALAVKSKPLPKPRPSPRSPRTFSFDLGSAVGGFSEDDAWTRRRSERIFLHDANASASQPAVHASQSCSSSSAPPLSSKPPSRPKPPAPNRDSKDGIKKKKPKDSPLPVSPASVCSPIKDGPLSLGPSRKSHPKSKNKAREPSRGAVSRLMESMAADEDFEPNQDSSFSEDELLPRRNSSSISERSSTPAPVQCVLDKDSLVDGLRVLIPMDDQLLYAGHVNTVHSPDIYSVVVEGERGNRPHIYCLEQLLQEAIIDVKPPSVRYLPEGTRIAAYWSQQYRCLYPGTVVNGSSDIDENDDLITVEFDDGDTGRIPLSHIRLLPPDYKIHCAEPSPALLVASCSRKRVRKCSKDAGPKPEEAAPKIKGKPGRKPKPKPDSALNPDGREKADPPSSSTQTTERPQAPGKSSQDRSSSVQKAAQEKPQSASRPLLGSQGKTSLKSPITSPTSSPSLSNSVPRKPNSAQNPPPKPGRTLPLSLYPSTYGKVLTVDLYSEPNLSSYNSQRRENSSSISLNTNASRPPSRPSMPSSAAATKTNSSSVSKTKSSSDHHSSPRSSLIASTISRLSTGKPVSTISPRPPSSLPSSSSTPRPKLKMPSDQLAPRPRPKCSSGQNEISVRRKPTSAEPLVKLDHEGVTSPKTKKTKALMLLEGQGARREHTPIMATNQKPLKAKVCDRETGPPEEDPNYKAAVLSKEKAENHGRQEMSTKDDSQSSSSSESEEEVQKGNIKIKKKCTSTCSSSSSSCSGSSSSSSSSSSSSSSSSTDDSSSSSDEERPSTPPLGPAPSPPLLDKVKEEVKEDDEEEMKTEDQTKLEEEESSPPSDSPSCSPSPSPAASVPAKSPKPATGKGSGQRGRPPKPKTCGGEGKVGRPKRREGVHLPTTKELAKRQRLPSVENRPKISAFLPARQLWKWFGKPTQRRGMKGKAKKLFYKAIVRGREMIRIGDCAVFLSAGRPNLPFIGRIQSMWESWGSNMVVRVNWFYHPEETNPGKKLTDKKNWDQMCGQSLPAALHSSIQRKDFMERALYQSSHSDENDVQTISHKCLVVSVEEYEQMTHTRRYADSEDLYYLAGTYEPTTGMIFNTDGVPVVC, encoded by the exons GAGTCACCCGCCGTCACTCCACTCCGGAAAATTCCTGCCACCGGCCATTAACCTACATCCAACCCACA GCGATGGCTTCCCAGCAGGCTCCAGTCCCTTCCTGTCAGGTTATCCGGGCCCCTCccccttgacctctgacccttcctACAGGTCGGCCAACTCCAGCAGTCTGCAGATGGCTCAGCTTTGGGCTTCACACGCTCACGATG GCTATGCTCCTCTGTCGAGCAGTCTGTACTCCAGTCCCTACCTGTCACTGGGCCACCTGGATCCTCCCACGCTCTCCCAGCACCCTCTGTACGACTCGCACAAAG AGGGGTTTTACATGCCAGCTTCCCTCAACCCGTTGCACCTCCACCCCCCATCTGCACTACCAGCCACCCCATCCATTTCCACACCCTCGCAGAAGACATCCCGCGAAGTGATTAGGGATCGGCACTACCGTGGCGAGAGAGACAAGGAGCGAGAGCGTTCACGGGAAGAGCCGAGGCCGCACAGCGTGGTGGACCTGACGCAGGACGCGCGAGGCGAGGAGGAGCGCAGGGCGAGGAGCGGCGATCGGGACACGGAGAGAGAGCGGGACAGAGACGCAGAACGGGACATTTGGTCCTTTCACCCCCGTCACCACCAGCAGAAGTCGTACTCGCAGCCTTCCGCATCGGAGCACAGGCAGTCACCTCCACGGCCCACCAGTAGATTCCATGGACCCGAAACGGACCGAGGGGGTCCGGATGAAGTGCACCACGGCCAAAACTCGAACACTATCTCGGACAGACATTGGACAGGCAGGAATGATTCTCTGTCCGCAGGCGCCGTCCACATTTCCTACGCCCACCCACCTGCACTACAGCCCTCTGCGGTCAGCCTGCCCCACCCCTCTACACCCAGAGAGCTTATCAGAGAGCAGCGAGTCATCGCGCCAACATATGTGCCTTCTGTGGAGGTTTACGATGAGCGGACCGGGCCCATTCAGATCGCATCACAGGCCCGTGACAACAAACACAGGGACAGGGAgcgagacagaaacagagagagggagggtcaGAGGTTACCCGAGAGGAGCCTGATGGAGCATCCCCGACTCTCCAGTGACTCGGGCAATCAAAGAGAGGAAGGTTCCATCATATGTTCTAATGGATCCATCTCTAATCGGGGACAGGACACTTCTCACTCTTCCAGTCAATCAAGGTTCAGTCCGGAAACCAGGGAGATCCCCAAACACTCGCTCCGATTGGGCATAGAGCGAGCAGGGGCGGAATCTAAGTGGAATACCATCAGCCCTTTAGCAAACTATGCCACCAGTCACATGGCTGCCCTGGCAGCCCAACACGGACACACACTATCCTCGTCACAGAAccagcagtcacacacacaaatggccCGTTCGCCCCACACGGCACAGTGGTCAAGCAACAGTTCGCACTCCACCCACAGTCATTCCCCTCAAACGCACACCTCCCCGCATGGACACGCAGCCGAGGAGGGGAGTCAGAGACGCTTCCTGGAGCCTTCCACCCTCTACCGACCCAGTGGCTCACTGGGACCCAGTGGCGGCGAGCGAGGCAGGGGGGGGAATCCAGATCCTAAAGAGGTGTCAGCCATGCAGAGCCTGATTAAATACAGTGGAAACTTTACTGCTGAAGGCTCGGGATCCTCCAGACACAGCGCAGACAACAGAGGAGCGTTCGGGGGTCTCGGTTGCATCAGGTCCGAAGCAGaaagggagagggagcgagagagggagagggacaaAGACAGGGAAAAGCTGGCATTGAGGATTCCTCCACCATTGAAGAGGGACCCAGAGCGACCGGACAGCGCCCGCTCATTTACCcgtgagggggagggagaggttCGCCATCCTCCGGTTGGCATCGCCGTGGCCGTGGCCCGGCAGAGGGACAGTGGGAGCAGCAGTAAACAGGCAAGCGGACCTTCAGATGCACAGAGAACCATCCTGCAGTCATCCATTAAAG ATGAGGAGCGAGGTGAAGAGCGTACTCGTCACAATGACGACAGACTCATGGCTGTTCGACTGGAGCGTGACCAGGAGAAGGTGCTCAG AGAGTCCAAAGAACTGGCAGAAATAACTCAAATGCACCCTCCCCCGTTGTCGAGCGGCTTGACGCCCAGTTTGATGACCCCGAGCCTCATGACCCCCAACCTTATGGTAACAGGCGGAGCTGCCCTGGCAGGGGCAGGACGGTGGCCTCCTGAACCCTCAACTCTGTCCTCTCACCCCTGGATGTCTCGGCCCGGAGCTCCTCCAGTTTGGCTTTCCAGCTCCCCATACA GCCTGGGTCCATCTTCACTCCACCAAACGCTTCCACCAGGATACCCACCATCTCTTCCAGGCTCCATATCCCCTGCCTACCAGTTTGCCAGAGACCCACAGTCTGGACAGTTGATAGTCATCCCCACAGAGCACCTGCCACACTATG GTGGTGACGTAATTGAGCGTGGAGGCCCCGTGTGGTCAGGGATGTACCCTCCAGGAAGCTCTTTGCAACACGCTgcccagctgcagctcctctcccaGCAACAAATGCTgcggcagcaggagctgctcatGATCCAGCAGCATACAGCACAGGTCCTAGAGCTGCAGAGGAATGCACAATTCGTG GAGCGTTTAAAGGCCACAGAGCACCGACCAGAGACGGAAGACAAAACAGACAAGCGGAATGCAGACCCCAAGCCCCGCCTATCCTCAATATCATCCACATCTCCTTTACCTGTCATGCACCCCCACAAACGTCGTCCTCCTTCCCACTCACCTACaccatccacctcctccccgaCCCCACTACCTCCGGTCCCCTCACCGGTGACCGCCCTCAAATCAGAAGACAGCGGACAGAGGCCTTTGTCTCACCCACCCACGCCCCTGGCTCACCCGGCTTCCCCGCGCTCTGCCTCTCCACCCCCATCCTCACCCCGGCAGCCTAAACAGGAGGCGGCAGAGGAGGGGGACCTGGGTCAGCAGGAGCTGAGAAGTGCACAGAAACCCGCGTCAGGACCTTTTCAAGGCATATACTCAG ATCTCCCTCCAGGTTACCCATTTCAGTCCATCACTGCCCCGTTTGGTTCGCCTCTTCCTCCGTATCGCATTTCGGCACCTGCAGCGGCCACTGCAGACGTCGTCCCCGTCCACCGATCccgctctcctctttctccgGCCTCTTTGCCTTTGGCAGAATTGCATTCGCGGCTTCTGGAAACGGATGCCAAGCTACAGAAACGGGAGCTGTCAAAGATGCCATATCTCAAGCAGGAAACTGGGACAGTGCAGCGTCGGCACGATGTTGTGTCCGAGTCTCCGAGTCCTCTTTGTCGCAGCTGCAGCCCCATGTTAGCCAAGCAGGACAAAGAGGGTGTTGGGGACATCACAAAACCTCAACGGCTTCCCCTACATGTGTCCAGCCCCTCCTCACAACAACTTGAAAGGCAGGAAGATGTCcagaaggaggaaaaggagggtgGGCCAATCAAAATGGAACTGTCATCTTATTCATGTGAAGCATCTTACCCCCTACCTCCTCCACTCACCCAAGCCCAGCCTAAACCAGAAGTTATCAGGGCTCCAGAAGGATATCTATCATGGACTGCTGCAGATTCAGAAACCCAGGAATCTGCTCTCGTGTCACAAGAGCAAACTTCTACCTCAGCGTGCGCAGAAAAACGGCCAGATGCTGCGATCAGCCTCCTCGCCCCCAGTCAGAGAGACATTTTGAGTGACTCTTCCGTATCTTCTCCTGCCATCTTGAACTCAATGGTGCCCAGCCCCGAGGACCCCATGGCAGGGATGTTTGCTCTGCTAACTGCCAGCGAGATGGCAAAAGCTCAACCCTGCGCGCCTGCTCCGACGCTCACAACACAGATGGTGCTACCAGACTGTAGTAACACCGGGGCCCTGGAGATGGTGGCGCTGGAGGGCATGGCCCTGCTTAGTCAGGTGGCCCAACAGGAAATGGAACCCCTGAGCCAGGATGAAG ATGCTGAATTAAAGGGTCTGGACTGTCTTCTTGAAGCAAGCAGACAGATCTTGTTAGAGGCCATTGAGAAACAGTCACACATCGATTTGCCCAGAACACTAGATTCAAGCAAGAAGTACAGCTggaggcagaggaaggaagagccG CTGTTTGGTAAAATGTCTCTGGATGTGCTGGATGCGGTAGAAGTGGAATACCGCGTCCACTTGTCTGAGCTGCAGAAGACCTACAAGGAGAAGCAGAGAGATCTGAGCAAACTGCAGCGACGCAGAGACAAGCG GGAGCGGcggcagcaggaggatgagaggaggagccTGAGCAGACGTGGAAGAGGGCGACCCAGGAAGAGGACACACTTGACCGCACCCCTGAAAATGGACAATAGGCCTGGAAA GGTGGGAAGATCAGTGCAGTACTCTGAGGACTCTGAAACTGGGGACGGACAGAGGAAGAGGTTTCGGCTGtccagagaagaggaagagatggaagcTGGGATTGGAgatgtgaagaagaagaaaaagaagaaaagccgTCCTGACCAGGAACCATCCACCAGTCATACTTTGGAG GGGTTGAAGGTGAAGCGCAGCCATTTGTgcgagcaggagcagctggcttCAGACCTGGACAGAGCTCTTTCGCtctcacagctcggctcactcGCATCGGCCCCCAAACTTTCCAGCAGCTCCAAGTCAGAGAAGTTGAAGGGCAAGCCCGGGGACTTTCAGATGAAGGAGCATGATGTCCACTCATCCACCAAAGCAGGGAAGCACAAGCTGGCTGCCAAGTTGTCTTCGCAGAGCGtccagaaggtcaaaggtcagaagaagacttctttgttttcttctgtgagATCAgagctcagcagctgctccaaca ACTCGGATTCAGAGGAGCAGAATTTTACTCAAGGGGGCTGGCCCCCTTTCTCGGGGATGCGTTCCCATGGCAACCTGAGCAGAAAGAGGCGGTCCGCGTCGTCGCTGACGTCCCTGCTGTCCAGCCAGAAGTCCCAGAAGAAGAAACACAAGCACTTATCCCTGTTGCTGGAGGAGGCAGACCTCAGTTCCTCTGACGACTCCTTCGATCAAG AAAcctcagtggaggaggaggatgatgatgatgacgaggaTGAATCAGACTCGGACTATGAGGGCTGTGAGGAGAGCGGCCTGGGTCTGCTGGCCAGGTTTGCAGCCAGTGCCCTTCCTGTCAGCTCCACCCCGATGACCCTTCACCATGAGGGCAAACACCGCAGCAGGCAGAGCACTCTGG GGTCGTTGGAGTGCGAGTGGTCCGACTCTGGCTCGGACCTGCGGCTGAGGAAGTTCCCGTCTCTGCTgcacggtaaacgctccgccccaGAActtcccctgctgccccccgcAAACTGCCGGATCGACCAGACCAGCACCCCAAAGCGGGATGAGGCGCTTGCAGTCAAAAGCAAGCCCCTCCCCAAACCGCGCCCCTCGCCTCGTTCGCCACGGACATTCAGCTTCGACCTGGGCTCGGCCGTCGGAGGCTTCAGCGAGGACGACGCCTGGACTCGACGGAGGAGCGAGAGGATTTTCCTCCACGACGCCAACGcctcagccagtcagccagcggTGCACGCCAGtcagagctgctcctccagctcggcCCCGCCTCTCAGCTCAAAACCACCCTCCAGACCCAAACCCCCAGCACCCAACCGAGATAGCAAAGACGGGATAAAA aagaagaagccaaAGGATTCTCCTCTGCCAGTGAGTCCGGCTTCAGTGTGCAGTCCCATCAAAGACGGCCCTCTGAGTCTCGGTCCGTCACGCAAGAGCCACCCAAAATCCAAGAACAAGGCCAGAGAG CCTTCCAGGGGGGCTGTGAGTCGCTTGATGGAGAGCATGGCGGCGGACGAAGATTTTGAGCCCAACCAGGACAGCAGCTTCAGCGAAGATGAACTCCTCCCACGacgaaacagcagcagcatatcGGAGAGGTCCTCAACACCCG CTCCAGTGCAGTGCGTGCTCGATAAGGATTCGCTCGTGGACGGATTAAGAGTTCTGATTCCAATGGACGACCAGCTGCTCTACGCAGGTCACGTCAACACTGTCCACTCACCTGACAT atacagtgtggtggtggagggggagcgAGGGAACCGACCGCACATCTACTGCTtggaacagctgctgcaggaggct ATCATTGATGTGAAGCCTCCCTCTGTGCGCTACCTCCCAGAGGGCACCCGCATAGCTGCCTACTGGAGCCAGCAGTACCGCTGCCTTTACCCCGGCACTGTCGTCAACG GAAGTTCAGATATCGATGAGAATGATGATCTCATCACAGTGGAGTTTGATGACGGTGACACAGGCCGCATCCCCCTCTCCCACATCAGACTGCTGCCACCAGACTACAAGATCCACT GCGCTGAGCCCTCCCCTGCACTGCTTGTGGCCAGTTGCTCCAGGAAAAGAGTCCGCAAATGCAGCAAAGACGCTGGACCAAAGCCAGAGGAGGCCGCTCCTAAAATCAAAGGAAAACCTGGTCGCAAACCCAAACCCAAGCCAG ATTCTGCTCTGAATCCAGATGGCCGAGAGAAAGCTgatcctccatcttcctccaccCAAACCACAGAGAGACCCCAGGCTCCAGGCAAATCGTCCCAGGACAGAAGCTCCTCTGTCCAGAAGGCAGCTCAGGAGAAGCCCCAGTCTGCATCTCGACCACTACTAGGGAGTCAAGGAAAAACAAGCCTCAAAAGCCCCATCACATCTCCCACAAGCAGTCCCTCCCTTTCAAACTCTGTACCCAGGAAGCCCAATTCAGCCCAGAATCCTCCTCCCAAGCCTGGGCGaaccctccctctgtccctctaccCCTCCACATACGGGAAGGTCCTGACCGTGGACCTTTACAGCGAGCCTAACCTCAGCTCGTACAACAGCCAGCgcagagagaacagcagcagcatcagtctgAACACCAACGCCAGTAGACCTCCATCCAGGCCCAGCATGCCGTCATCTGCGgctgcaacaaaaacaaactcatCATCAGTATCCAAAACTAAATCCTCATCAGACCACCACAGCAGCCCCAGGTCCAGCCTCATCGCTAGCACCATCTCCAGACTGTCAACGGGTAAACCTGTCTCCACCATTAGCCCTAGACCTCCATCATCACTGCCTTCATCCTCTTCCACCCCCAGACCCAAACTGAAGATGCCGTCCGACCAGCTGGCCCCCAGACCTCGACCCAAATGCAGCTCAGGTCAAAATGAGATCAGTGTGAGGAGGAAGCCCACATCTGCAGAGCCCCTTGTCAAGCTTGACCATGAAGGCGTCACCTCCCCCAAGACCAAGAAGACCAAGGccctgatgctgctggaggGTCAGGGTGCCAGGCGAGAGCACACACCCATCATGGCCACCAATCAGAAACCGCTAAAGGCTAAAGTGTGCGACAGAGAGACAGGCCCACCTGAGGAAGACCCCAACTACAAGGCAGCAGTGCTTAGTAAGGAGAAGGCAGAGAACCATGGGAGGCAGGAAATGAGCACCAAAGATGACtcgcagagtagcagcagctccGAGTCTGAGGAAGAAGTCCAGAAAGGCAACATCAAGATAAAGAAGAAGTGCACCTCAacttgctcctcctcctcttcgtcctgctctggttcctcctcctcctcctcatcttcgtcctcgtcctcgtcgtcctcgtccACTGATGACTCCTCGAGCAGCTCGGATGAAGAGAGGCCCTCAACGCCACCTCTAGGCCCAGCGCCCTCTCCTCCACTTCTGGACAAAgtcaaggaagaggtgaaagaagatGACGAGGAAGAGATGAAGACAGAAGACCAGACaaaactggaggaagaagagtcgTCTCCTCCTTCAGACTCCCCTTCCTGTTCCccctcaccttctcctgctgcctctgttccTGCTAAATCTCCCAAACCAGCCACTGGCAAAGGTTCTGGGCAGAGGGGCCGTCCTCCAAAGCCTAAGACCTGTGGTGGGGAGGGCAAGGTGGGAAGACCGAAACGGAGAGAGGGGGTCCACCTCCCAACAACCAAGGAGCTGGCCAAGCGTCAGAGGCTTCCCAGTGTGGAAAATAGACCCAAGATATCGGCTTTTCTTCCTGCcagacagctctggaagtggtTTGGAAAACCAACCCAG CGGCGGGGCATGAAGGGGAAGGCGAAGAAGCTCTTCTACAAGGCCATCGTGCGAGGCCGGGAGATGATCCGCATCGGCGACTGCGCCGTCTTCCTGTCGGCCGGCCGGCCGAACCTGCCTTTCATCGGCCGCATCCAGAGCATGTGGGAATCATGGGGCAGCAACATGGTTGTCAGGGTCAACTGGTTCTACCATCCGGAGGAGACGAACCCCGGCAAGAAGCTCACAGACAAGAAG AACTGGGATCAGATGTGTGGTCAGTCGTTGCCAGCAGCTCTGCACTCGTCCATCCAGAGAAAAGACTTCATGGAG CGCGCCCTCTACCAGTCCTCCCACAGCGACGAGAACGACGTCCAGACCATCAGCCACAAGTGCCTGGTGGTCAGCGTGGAGGAGTACGAGCAGATGACCCACACCCGCCGCTACGCAGACAGCGAAGATCTGTACTACCTGGCCGGCACCTACGAGCCCACCACCGGCATGATCTTCAACACCGACGGCGTCCCGGTCGTCTGCTGA